Genomic window (Megamonas funiformis):
TCCATACCAAAAGCATTCCAAGCAGCAGGACGGAAGATTTTATCTTCAGGAACGTTATGCATGCATACAGGAATTCTGAGCATAGAGCATAATGTAATGAGGTCTGCACCGATATGACCATAGCTGATAGCACCGTGATTTGCACCCCAGTTATTCATTACATCATAAGCAGATTTGAATGCACCTTCACCAGTTAAACGTGGAGCAAACCAAGTGCAAGGCCAAGTGTAGTCAGTACGTTTCCAGAGTTTATCAGATACTTCATCTGGTAATTTTACAGTCCAACCTTCTGCAATCTGTAATACAGGACCTAAGCCTTTTACAAGATTTAAACGAACCATAGTTACAGGCATTTCGCTATTTGTTAAGAAACGGGAGCTAAATCCGCCACCTCTGAAATAACCATTATCAGCAGGGCACCATTCAGTTGCATCGAGGCAAGCTTTTTGGTCTTTTTCAGTCATTTCCCAGAATGGTTTAATTACGCCATTACCATTTTCATCTTTTGCTTCACCACAAGCATCGATACAAGCAGCACCGGAGTTGATTAAGTGAATAAATCCTTTGGATTCTTTAGCAACGCCTTCTAATTCATAACCAGTAGCCTGTTTAACTGCTTCAGGGCTCCAGTATGTTCTAACGTCAGCGAAGATCTGTGCAGTATTTGTTAATAATTTACCAAAGAGCATACCTACGCCGTTTAATGTATCATTTTCTGTAGCAAGTACATATGGTTCTCTTGCACCATTCCAGTCGAAGGAAGAGTTCATCATTGCTTCTGGGAAGTCGCAGTTTGGATAGAAGTCTGTCCATTGTCTTTGACCTTGGAAACCACCAGCGATTGCATTATGACCTAATTGTTCTTCTTCGCAACCTTCTGGTAAGTTTTTGTTACCATTGTAAAGGTCTTTAATGATACACATCATTTTTACAACAAATTCCCAAGCTTCTTCTTTTTCAGCGTCAGTTTTACGGCAGAAATCTGGGTTTTTATCGAAACCTTGTTTGCAGTTTTCTTTAGTCCATTTTAAAGCTTTTTCAAATTCTGCATGGTCATAAATACCTTCTGTCATACGACGGATAATTTCAACTTCGTCTACAGATTCAACTCTCATGCCGAGGTATTCTTCAAAGAATTCTGGGCTGATGATGGAGCCTGCAATACCCATTGTAATGGAACCAATCTGTAAGTAGGATTTACCTCTCATTGTAGCAACAGCTACAGCTGCACGACCAAATCTTAAAAGTTTTTCTTGAACATCTTCTGGGATATCTGTAGCATCTGCATTTTGAACATCATGTCCATAAATACCGAAAGCTGGAAGACCTTTTTGTGCATGGCTTGCAAGTACGGAAGCAAGATATACAGCGCCAGGACGTTCAGTACCATTGAAACCCCAAACACCTTTGATTGTTTTTGGATCCATATCCATTGTTTCAGAACCATAGCACCAGCAAGGAGTTACTGTTAAAGTAATATCTACGCCTTCTTTTTTAAATTTTTCAGCGCAAGCAGCAGCTTCAGGTACACGACCGATTGTTGTATCAGCGATAACTACTTTTACAGGTTCACCGTTAGAATATTTGAGGTTTTCTGTAAATAATTTAGCAGCAGCTTTTGCCATGCCCATAGTTTGTTCTTCTAAAGATTCTCTAACTTTTAAAACGCCTCTACGTCCGTCAATTGTAGGGCGGATACCAATTACAGGATAATCTCCAATTAATCTGTTTGTTGCCATTGTAAAATTCCTCCTAAGAAATCTTTTTTATTTTGTATATGTCTTTTTGTTTGTTATTCACTTGATGATTAAATTATAGCAACTAAATATTAATAATGCTTGTTATATTATCACTAAAAATATAATAATATTCACTTTTTAAAAATTGTATGAAACTTTACATTTTTAGAAATATAAGTATAATAGTACTATAAAATCTTATTTATTAGGAGAATAGTTATGAAACATGATAGTTATAATGAACAAAGAGAACGTGGTAATTTTTCATTTCCTGTAGAATATCATTATGTAACTAATCATCATCCACGCTATAACATGCCATATCATTGGCATATTCAATATGAGATTATTCGTGTATTAGAAGGAAAAATTGTAATTTCTATAGATGAAAATGAATATACAGCTAGTGCCGGAGATATAATTTTTATCACAGATGGTTGTGTTCATGGAGGAAAAGCTTTTTTAGAAAATACTATATATGAATGTATGGTATTTGATAAGAAATTATTTGAAACAAATGTAGGCGATAAAAATATTCTTCAAAAATTTTTTGAACATCATTTAATTATCAATAGTTATTTTAATAATGAATATACCGATATTCACCGCACCATATGGACTATATTTGATGCATTGAAGACAAAATCCAGTGGATATGAATTTATCGTACTTGGCTGTTTATTTAATTTCTTTGGTTTAGTTTTAAAACACAATCTCTATACGAAATCTTTTACAAATTTTATAAGTAGTAATCAGAAAAACATTCATAAATTGAAAAAGGTATTTCATCTTATTGAAACTTCATATAGTCAACCATTAACTTTAGAAGATTTAGCTAATACTTCTGGATTATCACCGAAGTATTTTTGCCGATTTTTCCAAAGTATGACTAATAAAACACCTATTGCCTATTTAAATTATTATCGAATTGAATGTGCTTGCAGTAAATTAACCAGTGATAAAGACCAATCCATCACTGATATAGCTTATAGTTGTGGATTTAATGATTTATCTTACTTTATAAAAACATTCCGTAAATACAAAAATACAACACCAAATAAATACATCAAATCTTATTTTGAATTAACCAATAAATAGAAAAAGCTCTTATTAACCTTATAATCAAAGTTAATAAGAGCTTTTTTATTTAATAAAATCATTATTATTCGCTAACAGTTTCTGTTCTTTTATTATCTTGAAAAGAATTTTTCAATGGCTGTAAAGGGCTAATAGTAGAAATAGCATGTTTATAAACCATCATCTGTTTTCCAGCAGAATCCAAAATAACTGTGAAATTATCAAAACCTTTTACATTTCCACGTAATTGGAAGCCATTTGTTAAATGGATAATAACTCCTACATTTTCTTTTCTCACTTGATTTAAAAAAACATCTTGTAAATTTATTGTTTTGTTTGGCATCTTAAGGGTCCTCCAATTAAAATATAATTCTTTTCTTAACTAATTTAATTAGTTTATTTATAGTGCTTTTATTATCTCAATAATAAAATTATATGTCAATTATTATAAGATATTAAAATGTGCCTTGCAGTCATTCAATACAGTAGTTAACAATTCATCTTCGTTTAATTGCTCTACATCATACCAAGAAATATATGGCATTTTCTTATACCATGTAAACTGTCGTTTAGCAAAATGACGAGTAGCTTTTTTCATTTCATAAACAGCAGTATCTAAATCAATATCTCCATTTAAATAACTAGCGATTTCTCGATAGCCAATTCCTTTCATGGATTGCCAATCAATCTTCGCACCATTTTGTAGTAGAGATTTCACTTCATCTACAAATCCACAGTTCATCATAATATCAACGCGTTGATTAATTCTATCATATAGATTTTGACGACTGCGGTTCAAGCCTACAATATAGGCATCATAAATTAATTCACCAGTCAATTCATAATGATTTTTTTGTGAAATCTGCTCTTTACCTAAATGATATACTTCTAAAGCACGAATAATGCGATTGAAATTATTAATATGCAATCTTTGAGTCGTCTGTGGATCTACTTCTTGTAACATTTTATAAACATATTCTTTGCCGTGTTCGCTTGCTAGTTTTTCTAAATGCTTCCTATATTCAACATCGCCAGAAGTTTCGTTAAAAATATAGCCTTCAAGCAAGGATTTTACATATAAGCCTGTACCGCCAGCTAAAATAGGAATTTTCCCTTCATTATTTATCTGTTCAATTAAAGGTTTAACCTTATCATGAAAATCACTTACATTAAAATTTTCCCAAGGCTCTAAAATATCAATGATATGATGTTCTATTCCCTTCATTTCTTCTAATGTAGGTTTAGCCGTACCTATATCAAAACCCTTATATACTAACATACTATCGCCAGAGATTATTTCTGTGGATAACTTTTGAGCTAAAGCTATGCTAAGATTTGTTTTACCTACAGCAGTTGGCCCTAAAATAACGATTAATTTAAATTTTTCCATCTTATTTTACTAAATCCAAAGATGAACCAACAGGCACGATATCTACACTAGCATGTGAAATACTTTCTGCATAGGATTTAAAAGCTTCAGGATTTTCAGCAATAACAGGCCATGTATTATAGTGAACAGGAATAGCATGCTTTGCATTCAATAATTGAACAGCTTTAGCTGCATCTTTAGCGTCCATAGTATAATTACTGCCAATTGGTAAAATAGCATAATCAATTTGTTGTTTTTCGCCGATAAGAGCCATATCGCTAAATAAAGCTGTATCACCAGCAAAATAAACTACAGTATCATCATTGAATTTAATTACAAAACCGCAAGGTATTCCACCTTCTACGCCTGCACTATGCAATGCAGGAACCATAGTTACTATACCAAATGGGAAAGTAAAAGAACCACCTAAATTCATACCATGAACATTTTCATAATCACTTGGTAATTTTGTCAAAACTTCTGGAGTGGAAATAACTTTTGCACCTGTTTTTTGTGCAATCTGTGTAGCATCTCCATAATGGTCTCCATGAGCATGAGTCAATAAAATATAATCACATTTTACTTCATCAGCAGAAATACTGGCTACTGGATTTCCTGTCAAAAATGGATCAAATAATAATTTTTCATTATCTGTTTCAAGCAAGAAACAAGCATGTCCATAATATTTAAATTTAATCATTTAAAATCACCTTCTCTGAATTTATTCATCAAAATGTAATAATTCTTTTCGCTTTCTAGCATTAGTCAACATTTCTTCAGCATTTTCAAGTGAAGCTTGTGTTAAATCTATGCCAGATGACATTCTAGCAATTTCAGCGAGTTTAGCATCATAATTAATTTCATCAATAGTAGTAAAGGTTTTATTATTTTTAGTCTCTTTACTGATATAAAAATGAGCATCTGCCATCGCTGCAATCTGTGGTAAATGAGTGATACATATAACTTGTCTATATAGGGCAATGCGAGCAATTTTTTCAGCCATCATTTGAGCTGTTTTACCGCCAACACCTGTATCCACCTCATCAAATACCATCAAATCAATATCATCTTTTTTTGCGGTAATAGTTTTTAAAGCTAAAGCAATACGAGACAATTCCCCACCTGAAACAATTTTAGCTAAGGATTTTAAATCTTCGCCTAAATTAGCAGAAAATAAAATTTCCACATCATCTGCTCCATTTTCAGTGAAATCATCATTCAAGGTTAAATTTATGACGAGTTTCGCATCAGCCATAGATAAAGAAGCTAATTCTTTCATGATTGCCATTTCTAAAGCTTTGGCACTTTTTTGACGTAATTCATGCAAAATTAAGGCTTCTTGGGATACATCTTTTGCTAATAAAGATAATTCCTGTTCTAGTTTGGCAAGATTATCATCATAATTTTCAATATAGGTCAATTCCTCTTTTGCTTTAGCTAAATAATTCAATATTTCCTCAATAGTATTGCCATATTTTCTTTTTAGCTTGTCGATATCATTCAATCGAGATTGCATCATATCTAACTTTTGAGGATTATAATCTATACTTTCACCATAATTGCGGATTTCATCTGCACTATCTTGTATTTGGAAATAAGCTTCATCTAATATTTGATGGACTTTAGCCATATTTTCATCATATTGAGCTAAGTTTTCTAAATCCTTGCGCACTTGACTCAATGAACTTAAAATAGCAAATTTACCATTTTCACCTTCATAAAGCAATTTATATGCATCTTGTGTCAATAATGATATCTTCTCTGCATTAGCTAAGACTTTTATTTCAGATTCTAATTTTTCATCTTCATCTAAAGTCAATTTAGCATTTTCAATCTCATTAATTTGCCATTTCAGCATATCTAATCGTTGAGCCATTTCTTGTGTATTTATTTTACTATCAGCTAATTTTTGTTTTATTTGTAACCACTGATAATATTTTTCTAAATATGCTTCTTTTTGCTTTTGAATAGCATCGCCATCATACATATCAATAAGTGATAATTGCTTTATAGGTTTTAGTAATGCCTGATTAGCATGTTGACCATGTATATCTACTAATAACTCACCTAGTTGGCGTAAAATAGCCATTGTCGTATGACAATTATTAATCTGTACGCTATTTTTACCATTTATATTTATCTGTCTAGTTATGATTAAATCATCATCTTCAACTAAGATATTATATTTAGTTAAAAAATCTTTGACTAAATTGTTATCCAAAGTAAAAACAGCTTCTACTCGCATAAATTCACAACCACTGCGAATAGCATCAATATTTGTTCTTCGTCCAATAACCATACCTAAGGCACCTAATAAAATAGATTTACCAGCACCTGTTTCACCAGTAAGTATATTAAGACCTTTATCCAAATCTATTTGTACATGCTCAATCAAAGCAAAATTCCAAATTGATAGTGTTTTTAACATGAATATCCCCCAAATTAATTAAGCATATCCTGTAATCTTTTCATTATATCTTCTACAGCAGATATAGGTTTTACTACTATAAAAATATTATCATCACCTGCTACTGTACCTATGATTTCAGGCCATTTAGCATAATCTAAAGTAGAAGCTACTGCATTAGCTGCACCAGGAAGAGTTTTTACTACAATGATATTTTCACTGAAGTTCAAACCAACTACAGAATCTCTAAATAAATTTAATAAACGATTTTTAGAATACATCAATTCCTTATCTGTAGGATAAGCATAACGATATCTTCCATCGCCTGTAGGAACTTTTATTAGCATTAACTCTTTAATATCACGAGAAACAGTAGCTTGTGTTACTACTATATGTTGTTCTCTTAGAGCATTTGCTAATTCTTCTTGTGTTTCAATAACGGAGTGTTCAATAATTTCCTTAATTCTTGCATGGCGTGTAGCTTTCATGCATATTCACCAACTTTCTCAATCCAACATAATGCTGGAGCATTAAAATTATGATTTATCATTTTATACCAACCTACTGTAAAAGATTTTTTAGGTAAATCCTTTACAAATAGTTTTATAGACTGATACTCTTTTGAGCCTTCTTCATGACCTGGATACATAACAATTGCAACATAACCATTTATATTTAAATTGTTTAAGATTTTATCTATGGTCTTTAATGTTGTATCGTCTTTTGTCGTGAATTTATGATCTCCACCTGGTAAATATCCCAGATTGAAGATAGCTATATCTATTTTTGTCTGTATATAGTTATCAATATTTTCATGTGAATCATGAATAAATGATATATTTTCTAGTGGTAAATTTATATTATCTTTATTTTTTATTAATAAAGCTTTTGTATTTTCTATAGCTTCTTTTTGGATATCGAATGCATATATCTGAGCATTATTTAAGGCATTTTGAGCTAGAAACAGTGTATCATTGCCATTTCCAGCTGTAGCATCAACTATTATTTTTGCTTCATTTAATCTATCTTTTAATAAGCAATGTGCTAACTGAATTGAGTTACTGAGCTTTTGCATGGAAAATTCCTCTTTTATTATAATTTAAAATAAAAATCTAT
Coding sequences:
- the argR gene encoding arginine repressor, with the translated sequence MKATRHARIKEIIEHSVIETQEELANALREQHIVVTQATVSRDIKELMLIKVPTGDGRYRYAYPTDKELMYSKNRLLNLFRDSVVGLNFSENIIVVKTLPGAANAVASTLDYAKWPEIIGTVAGDDNIFIVVKPISAVEDIMKRLQDMLN
- a CDS encoding tRNA (mnm(5)s(2)U34)-methyltransferase, with the translated sequence MQKLSNSIQLAHCLLKDRLNEAKIIVDATAGNGNDTLFLAQNALNNAQIYAFDIQKEAIENTKALLIKNKDNINLPLENISFIHDSHENIDNYIQTKIDIAIFNLGYLPGGDHKFTTKDDTTLKTIDKILNNLNINGYVAIVMYPGHEEGSKEYQSIKLFVKDLPKKSFTVGWYKMINHNFNAPALCWIEKVGEYA
- a CDS encoding AraC family transcriptional regulator; the encoded protein is MKHDSYNEQRERGNFSFPVEYHYVTNHHPRYNMPYHWHIQYEIIRVLEGKIVISIDENEYTASAGDIIFITDGCVHGGKAFLENTIYECMVFDKKLFETNVGDKNILQKFFEHHLIINSYFNNEYTDIHRTIWTIFDALKTKSSGYEFIVLGCLFNFFGLVLKHNLYTKSFTNFISSNQKNIHKLKKVFHLIETSYSQPLTLEDLANTSGLSPKYFCRFFQSMTNKTPIAYLNYYRIECACSKLTSDKDQSITDIAYSCGFNDLSYFIKTFRKYKNTTPNKYIKSYFELTNK
- a CDS encoding metal-dependent hydrolase, producing the protein MIKFKYYGHACFLLETDNEKLLFDPFLTGNPVASISADEVKCDYILLTHAHGDHYGDATQIAQKTGAKVISTPEVLTKLPSDYENVHGMNLGGSFTFPFGIVTMVPALHSAGVEGGIPCGFVIKFNDDTVVYFAGDTALFSDMALIGEKQQIDYAILPIGSNYTMDAKDAAKAVQLLNAKHAIPVHYNTWPVIAENPEAFKSYAESISHASVDIVPVGSSLDLVK
- the hfq gene encoding RNA chaperone Hfq, translated to MPNKTINLQDVFLNQVRKENVGVIIHLTNGFQLRGNVKGFDNFTVILDSAGKQMMVYKHAISTISPLQPLKNSFQDNKRTETVSE
- the miaA gene encoding tRNA (adenosine(37)-N6)-dimethylallyltransferase MiaA; the encoded protein is MEKFKLIVILGPTAVGKTNLSIALAQKLSTEIISGDSMLVYKGFDIGTAKPTLEEMKGIEHHIIDILEPWENFNVSDFHDKVKPLIEQINNEGKIPILAGGTGLYVKSLLEGYIFNETSGDVEYRKHLEKLASEHGKEYVYKMLQEVDPQTTQRLHINNFNRIIRALEVYHLGKEQISQKNHYELTGELIYDAYIVGLNRSRQNLYDRINQRVDIMMNCGFVDEVKSLLQNGAKIDWQSMKGIGYREIASYLNGDIDLDTAVYEMKKATRHFAKRQFTWYKKMPYISWYDVEQLNEDELLTTVLNDCKAHFNIL
- the recN gene encoding DNA repair protein RecN, with amino-acid sequence MLKTLSIWNFALIEHVQIDLDKGLNILTGETGAGKSILLGALGMVIGRRTNIDAIRSGCEFMRVEAVFTLDNNLVKDFLTKYNILVEDDDLIITRQININGKNSVQINNCHTTMAILRQLGELLVDIHGQHANQALLKPIKQLSLIDMYDGDAIQKQKEAYLEKYYQWLQIKQKLADSKINTQEMAQRLDMLKWQINEIENAKLTLDEDEKLESEIKVLANAEKISLLTQDAYKLLYEGENGKFAILSSLSQVRKDLENLAQYDENMAKVHQILDEAYFQIQDSADEIRNYGESIDYNPQKLDMMQSRLNDIDKLKRKYGNTIEEILNYLAKAKEELTYIENYDDNLAKLEQELSLLAKDVSQEALILHELRQKSAKALEMAIMKELASLSMADAKLVINLTLNDDFTENGADDVEILFSANLGEDLKSLAKIVSGGELSRIALALKTITAKKDDIDLMVFDEVDTGVGGKTAQMMAEKIARIALYRQVICITHLPQIAAMADAHFYISKETKNNKTFTTIDEINYDAKLAEIARMSSGIDLTQASLENAEEMLTNARKRKELLHFDE
- a CDS encoding L-fucose isomerase, whose protein sequence is MATNRLIGDYPVIGIRPTIDGRRGVLKVRESLEEQTMGMAKAAAKLFTENLKYSNGEPVKVVIADTTIGRVPEAAACAEKFKKEGVDITLTVTPCWCYGSETMDMDPKTIKGVWGFNGTERPGAVYLASVLASHAQKGLPAFGIYGHDVQNADATDIPEDVQEKLLRFGRAAVAVATMRGKSYLQIGSITMGIAGSIISPEFFEEYLGMRVESVDEVEIIRRMTEGIYDHAEFEKALKWTKENCKQGFDKNPDFCRKTDAEKEEAWEFVVKMMCIIKDLYNGNKNLPEGCEEEQLGHNAIAGGFQGQRQWTDFYPNCDFPEAMMNSSFDWNGAREPYVLATENDTLNGVGMLFGKLLTNTAQIFADVRTYWSPEAVKQATGYELEGVAKESKGFIHLINSGAACIDACGEAKDENGNGVIKPFWEMTEKDQKACLDATEWCPADNGYFRGGGFSSRFLTNSEMPVTMVRLNLVKGLGPVLQIAEGWTVKLPDEVSDKLWKRTDYTWPCTWFAPRLTGEGAFKSAYDVMNNWGANHGAISYGHIGADLITLCSMLRIPVCMHNVPEDKIFRPAAWNAFGMDKEGQDYRACKNYGPLYK